The sequence below is a genomic window from Ipomoea triloba cultivar NCNSP0323 chromosome 2, ASM357664v1.
GCCTAGAAGCCccacatttaatttgtttctttaagGGAAATTTAAAAAAGTCTGCATTTTCAACAGGGtgttttaatgatatatatattaagtttgAATCAAAGAATGCATGCATGGTTAGCTTATTTACTATGACATTACCtggcaaaacaaaacaaaaacaaaaacttggaTTTCTCAAATGTATTACAATGTTAATTAATCAATGAAATAACTTAGAGCAACCTCAACAATGcaaggtttttattttttcttttttttgtggtttttctAATGCCaaatagaaaagagaaggaagaaagaagaggaaaaatggaagaaaaaaagagaaagaaaataaaacttctgaaaaaaaaattaaaaataaaataaaataaagtttattcACGCGCCCAACTGACACGTGCACGGCGCGTGTTAAGTACACCTGACGCCCATCCTGCAGCACTTGCTAAACTTTTAACCTGGTTTAATGGACCCCATAAAAGTTTTGCATTTGCAGGAATAATATATaaacccagaaaaaaaaaaaaaaaaaaaaaccctatcCCCAATCCCATCGGTTGAAAAATTCCATCCAAATTTTTATATCTGAAAGAGACTATCTAAAAAACCCTATTGGGGATGCTCTTAGTAAAGTTCTGGCTTTAAAACTCTTGTGAATGTTATTTATATTCGCGATGAATGTAGGAAAACAAGCTACTTGAGTCAGCGAAGGCTGAAATGGGGGAAGTGATGGAAGAGAATCAAAGGCTGAAGATGTATTTGGAGCGTATCATGAAGGATTATCGGACGCTTCAGATGCAATTCCAAGGCATGGTTGAAAAGGAAGGAGAAAAAGCAGCAAAGAGCGATGATAATACTCCCCAAATAACCGAAGAATCAGAGCTAGTGTCCCTTAGCCTGGGAAGGGCTTCAGCTGAGATGAAAAGAGAAGAGCAGAACAGACCAGTAATAGTGTGTGCTGGGAAAGATAAGGTGGATAATGAAGATAATGATCAGAAAGAAGGCCTAACTCTTGGCTTGGACTGCAAATTCAAATCTTTGCAGCACAATAATCCAAGCACAGATAACAGTTCAGATGAAGTGAAGGAAGAAAATGGGGAGACTTGGCCTCCAAGTAAGGCCTTGAAAACTACAAGAAGTGGAGAGGATGATATTTCGCAACAAAACCCTGCTAAAAGAGCTAGGGTTTCTGTTAGGGTCCGATGTGATGCCCCAACGGTATGTAACCATATAATATGGGGAAGGTTCAGACATCAAATTTTGgctgaaaagtcaattatgttcctaaatttattaaaagtataattatatccattaacaatttattttgatgcaATGATACCCAAAAACATGTTAGTGACGTACCATCAAAGGTTACTAGGGTTCCATCAACTTGCCGACGACATTTCAGACAACAAAGCGACCGGCGACCATTCACCGGTTGTTGGTTGCTTTGTTGTCTTAAATGTCGCCGGAATATCGTCGGCGGATTGTCGGAACTCTAGTGACCTCTGGTAGTAGATCATTAACCGGTTTTGGGGCTTTATTGCatgaaaataaattgttatgttgatgggtttaattgtacatttaaaaagtttagggatttaattaacttttcaggtaaagttcgagtGCCTATTTAATCCTTTttcttataatataatataatataaatttttgcaTGCAAGGGTTTATTTGGTTATAAACCTAATTAGTTCAAATTGAATTAATGTGGTATATAtgaccttttcttttcttttctttttgattaGATGAATGATGGGTGCCAATGGAGGAAATATGGACAGAAGATTGCGAAAGGGAATCCGTGCCCTAGGGCATACTATCGCTGCACTGTGGCTCCATCCTGCCCAGTAAGGAAACAGGTATACAAGCATATACAATTCGATTACAGGATAAATAAGAATTATTATTGATTGAATTAATTAACTCGGGTGATTTGAATTAACCAAAACCAATAACTAAGGAATAAATAATAGAAGACAAGGTATATGAAGCTTGAATTGAAGAGACAAAAAAAGTCTTGTACTAATGATTTGTGTACGCAATATAATGTGATTACAATTTAGATTGTGATATATTGGCAAGACAAATATAATAGGAGAAATTTATACTAGGCTCACTCCGTAACCGCTCCCGAGAGAAGGGTGGGCAGTTATGCCCTTTTGCCATGTGCAGGCACTCCACCCAGCCTCGAGGCCGGGCCCGGGACCAAGCGCTAGGCTCGGCCTTGGGCGCTCGAGGCCGAGCGCTGGGCTTGGCCTCGGGCTCCCATGGCCGAGCGTTGAGCTTAGCCTTTAGTCACCTGAGGCCGAGCGGTGAGCGCTAAACTCAGTTTCGAGACCTCAGGGCCGTCCGAGTTTGCCTTATCCATTTCCTCGAGTTAGCTTGCTTTGAACCTGTTtccaatatatccatcaattatatattatgtgataaatactattttttgtttaattttactaataatattagtGTTAATTAATTGAAGGTTCAAAGATGTGCGGAtgacatgtcaattttgatcacaACATATGAAGGAACACACAACCATCCACTCCCACTTTCAGCCACCGCAATGGCCTCCACCACTTCCGCCGCCGCATCCATGCTAATGTCCGGTTCATCAACCTCCGCCTCCACCTCAATGCCGCCCGGAACTACCACCACAACCgccacctccacctccacctccaccaccaatcTCAATGGACTAAATTTCTACCTTTCCGATACCTCAAAACCAAAACCCTTCTATATCCCAACCTCATCAATCACCCCAACACTTGGACACCCCACAATAGTCCTTGATTTAACCTCAACCGCTCCCTCTTCCTCATCAAACCTAAGTAGAATAGGAAGCTTAGCAAATTTCCCTCCAAGATTTTCTTCTACAAATCTCAACTTTAGTTCTTTGGAATCAAACCCTCTCCCCATTTCTTGGAACCTAGGAACTACTCAACC
It includes:
- the LOC116008437 gene encoding WRKY transcription factor 72A-like, translated to MEEDKKKAADSSGDDEGYCTHEIGDGNKENERDTLKASSSPNHKTLSSDKEENKLLESAKAEMGEVMEENQRLKMYLERIMKDYRTLQMQFQGMVEKEGEKAAKSDDNTPQITEESELVSLSLGRASAEMKREEQNRPVIVCAGKDKVDNEDNDQKEGLTLGLDCKFKSLQHNNPSTDNSSDEVKEENGETWPPSKALKTTRSGEDDISQQNPAKRARVSVRVRCDAPTMNDGCQWRKYGQKIAKGNPCPRAYYRCTVAPSCPVRKQVQRCADDMSILITTYEGTHNHPLPLSATAMASTTSAAASMLMSGSSTSASTSMPPGTTTTTATSTSTSTTNLNGLNFYLSDTSKPKPFYIPTSSITPTLGHPTIVLDLTSTAPSSSSNLSRIGSLANFPPRFSSTNLNFSSLESNPLPISWNLGTTQPYNKPHISQSLTFGRQQQQQDNQILFQSYLSKNNLNNNNNNPSQSLPQETIAAATKAITSDPNFQSALAAALSSVIGTNNGNNGASLNLGIHGLAEKLSQNLKAAAEPFPILSSFSPSPNPNKCSSSLLSRPTTTSSANPHPGNLMYHLQQTSKSKSSSPGDSRDQII